From Phaeodactylum tricornutum CCAP 1055/1 chromosome 11, complete sequence, one genomic window encodes:
- the MCM7 gene encoding predicted protein (protein containing a MCM domain found in DNA-dependent ATPases required for the initiation of eukariotic DNA replication. There is a family of six proteins interacting directly with autonomously replicating sequences (ARS). Highly closed to the protein of Thalassiosira thaps1 116330.), producing MEGASLRDVRSRSMGRLVTIRGMIVRASDVKPSCVVATYSCDACGIEAYQVVQGKREFMPPKSCPSPRCQQHSRQKETLHLQTRGSKFVKFQELKLQELPSQVPMGHVPRSMSVYARGELTRLTSPGDVVTLDGVFLPQRVAESGYRAMKAGLISTTYLEAQNILVHKKSYDESLLDSLPEEESIKLDKEIMDVATGDDPIGRLSSSLAPEIFGHEDIKRALLLQLVSGCTRTLPDGMRIRGDINICLMGDPGVAKSQLLKHVASIAPRGVYTTGKGSSGVGLTAAITKDMATGEMALEGGALVLADRGICCIDEFDKMDESDRTAIHEVMEQQTVSIAKAGIVATLNARAAVLAAANPLYGRYNRSKSLSENVNLPNSLLSRFDLLFLVLDIADVDKDMALARHVTFVHQNEGVSVNGTDNGNTNSEDDKHSVCTPQLLREYIARARRHQPVMPPEDAPYVVEAYVSLRMQDRPGARGSQKQNDQTVMTARQLLSILRLSQALARLRFSDYVAREDVDEAIRLTHMSKASLLDEDHDDGTGRKRGRGEDVMSRIFHIIRDYSSVSGSKEVELKLAEAMVLRKGFTTQQLQTCLEEYEALQVIQINRTRTHIYFIDGM from the coding sequence ATGGAAGGTGCTTCGCTCCGCGACGTGCGATCCCGCTCCATGGGTCGTCTCGTCACCATTCGCGGCATGATCGTCCGGGCTTCTGACGTGAAACCCTCCTGCGTCGTGGCGACCTATTCCTGCGATGCCTGTGGCATCGAAGCCTACCAGGTCGTCCAGGGTAAACGCGAGTTTATGCCTCCCAAATCGTGCCCGTCGCCCCGTTGTCAACAACACTCCCGGCAAAAGGAAACCCTGCACCTCCAAACTCGCGGATCCAAGTTTGTCAAGTTTCAGGAACTGAAACTCCAAGAACTGCCCTCACAAGTGCCCATGGGGCACGTGCCGCGTTCTATGAGTGTCTATGCCCGGGGTGAATTGACCCGCTTGACCTCGCCGGGGGATGTGGTTACCCTAGACGGCGTCTTCTTGCCGCAACGAGTCGCCGAAAGCGGTTATCGTGCCATGAAGGCCGGCTTGATTTCCACCACGTACCTCGAGGCGCAGAACATTCTCGTCCACAAGAAATCGTACGACGAATCGTTACTGGATAGTCTGCCCGAAGAAGAAAGTATCAAGCTAGATAAGGAAATTATGGACGTGGCGACTGGGGACGACCCGATCGGTCgcttgtcgtcttcgttAGCGCCCGAGATTTTTGGACACGAAGACATCAAACGGGCGCTCTTATTACAGCTAGTGAGTGGCTGCACACGGACACTACCTGACGGAATGCGGATTCGTGGGGACATTAATATTTGCCTCATGGGTGATCCGGGAGTCGCTAAGTCGCAGTTGCTCAAGCACGTGGCGTCGATTGCGCCGCGGGGAGTCTACACGACAGGCAAGGGGTCGTCCGGTGTGGGGCTGACGGCCGCGATTACCAAAGACATGGCCACTGGCGAAATGGCCCTGGAAGGGGGCGCCTTGGTCCTAGCGGACCGTGGCATCTGCTGCATTGACGAATTCGATAAAATGGATGAGAGCGATCGTACCGCCATTCATGAAGTCATGGAGCAGCAGACGGTCAGTATCGCCAAGGCCGGTATCGTAGCGACCTTGAACGCGCGAGCGGCCGTACTCGCGGCGGCGAATCCTCTGTACGGGCGCTACAACCGCTCCAAATCGCTATCGGAAAATGTTAATTTGCCAAATTCGTTGCTCAGTCGCTTCGATTTGCTGTTTCTGGTTTTGGATATTGCCGATGTGGACAAGGATATGGCTTTGGCTCGGCACGTTACTTTTGTCCATCAAAATGAAGGCGTCAGCGTCAACGGAACTGATAACGGAAACACTAATAGCGAGGACGATAAGCATTCTGTTTGTACACCTCAACTCCTCCGCGAATACATTGCCCGCGCACGGCGTCATCAGCCGGTCATGCCACCGGAAGATGCGCCATACGTTGTGGAAGCCTACGTTTCGCTTCGAATGCAAGATCGTCCAGGTGCACGCGGTAGTCAGAAACAAAATGATCAAACGGTCATGACCGCGCGTCAGCTGTTGTCGATTTTGCGATTGAGTCAAGCCCTCGCACGTTTGCGCTTCTCGGATTATGTGGCCCGGGAGGATGTGGACGAAGCGATTCGTTTGACCCATATGAGCAAGGCCAGTCTCCTGGATGAGGATCACGACGACGGCACCGGTCGAAAGCGTGGTCGTGGCGAGGACGTCATGTCACGAATTTTTCACATCATTCGTGACTATTCTTCTGTTTCAGGCTCGAAAGAAGTAGAACTCAAGCTTGCCGAGGCCATGGTTCTGCGCAAGGGTTTTACGACTCAGCAACTGCAGACATGCTTGGAGGAGTACGAAGCCTTGCAAGTAATTCAGATCAATCGTACCAGAACGCATATCTACTTTATCGACGGCATGTAA
- a CDS encoding predicted protein → MASPLDMQKIIPLITGGGSGIGLGLVKQFLKRGSPKLLITGRREEVLQSAAGEFPEQIFYRVSDAGAVQDREDLLTWVQTEHPDCNALVNNAGVQRQFPLHKDDAAWHERAHEIEINLHGPVHLCSLFTPYLLAKQKETTLLANVSSGLAFVPYPNAPVYCATKAALHSYTMSLRYALSETNVRVVEIIPPAVKSNLGGAHDFGEDLDQYVEATMKRVQAGEIEVGYKFSETARMADRAQLNGMMDHLATAMQVPKYAVE, encoded by the coding sequence ATGGCTTCTCCACTGGATATGCAGAAGATAATTCCGCTCATCACTGGCGGTGGTAGCGGCATCGGCCTCGGTCTCGTCAAGCAATTCCTCAAGCGTGGCTCGCCGAAACTTCTGATCACGGGCCGTCGCGAAGAAGTCCTACAGTCCGCAGCCGGTGAGTTTCCCGAACAGATATTCTACAGAGTCAGCGATGCCGGAGCGGTACAGGACCGGGAAGACCTATTGACATGGGTCCAAACCGAGCATCCAGATTGTAACGCTCTCGTCAACAACGCTGGCGTGCAACGCCAGTTTCCCCTCCACAAGGATGATGCGGCTTGGCACGAGCGCGCACACGAGATTGAAATCAACTTACATGGCCCTGTTCATCTATGCTCACTCTTTACTCCCTACCTACTCGCAAAGCAGAAAGAAACAACACTCTTGGCCAATGTTTCGAGTGGACTCGCGTTCGTCCCCTACCCTAATGCACCGGTATACTGCGCTACCAAGGCCGCTCTACACAGTTACACCATGTCTTTGCGTTACGCTCTGAGTGAGACTAATGTTCGTGTAGTGGAGATCATCCCTCCAGCCGTCAAGAGCAACCTCGGAGGAGCGCACGACTTTGGTGAGGATTTGGACCAATACGTTGAGGCGACGATGAAGCGTGTCCAAGCCGGCGAAATCGAAGTTGGTTACAAGTTTTCCGAGACGGCGCGGATGGCGGATCGTGCTCAATTGAATGGAATGATGGATCACTTGGCTACCGCCATGCAGGTTCCAAAGTACGCGGTTGAGTAA
- a CDS encoding predicted protein: MLSTTNESTKQRSWWSRYTFKMHPIHQLVLLAVGRILVHRDSVVLGVNAYARASAPPTYRSGPPPAPVSASSFTYTPQSTNPRIELLLDRTVLLYDRASSQQRQSYEWMIDQLTSLIVYLGQLLSTQSMAQSAGPTAQQMALQIENALLRDMDEEPIESLVESLGSLRQTSRDLPYRDISSELQAVELQIQAFQRVLVSTQPLPDTGDTPSWFREYSGQGRGMADMGGTQTLVDGNANRDKQWSDIIRVGMQIEEASQRGVDPSTIESLVDAYWRGDEKQIDTLFETMEQEVEAAERRRPAKFVVPASVSAVAKQIEDALLMEGDSDPIEALLKANRQKTASVSSLSESATIEVPESDVAAAPATTPGNLTGAPQLTTDIKAKPGFLVATKENANTQFDAQSDELNVFVEKYYDSKYDFTKADPKDSVKMIGLALEEAMEKGYDYDQIRALVEAYAVAKQLNCREEERKATTLKEYAPTSIAPGTLSQPKGQAKRAIYSPFEDLIRQTQQYLGAGGNSQSIVNKATGQAPATVRSKSLFPSFFGSSQVPSRNFKDRKVSVPNGIISTSLSPKPKEDGASRTTIQAPREGKKASFDARTMLGIKPATNSRRVKPVSEESYAVQQFRIEVEKAERAMRTARINKPRMSKEEEDRRRAADRRRRRRQRASPFYFAEVSSTETAPPGRRSGPGVRGQKSNRNNPEVIQYARRMKEIMRARQRDANQRAQRKLMEKRVEERKKLEQMQQFSSDISWTVKQGMGTIEDFVVSSGAFIQKVMNTPKEVNALLEQKRGISQSMRPPKFATTIGPSNIRTQDPSPYFFAEVVGIERSTTEQIAEAVFRAIRLKDAVVDVAVKSGPILKNGAELNLWAWKQLSEALDKINQGEPIIPKRRKNLGTDENIDQAAPTEGTQAVNLHGEPWSNLAREWDERNTDSDDHFPLDPAPPVTQPPLPKFDVAPMESQEWAASESNRDPVLSNGVHSTSYRDAATDTGEWGWLAGPWANSELAGNQEGGGQQVDVTYNDLAKEWAARNSDENFDAPFGRSSSVLAPDSMGNRDANGRNAKYSDSRKPSTSSYLGDLMECTTEEEIVQMWGQVYRVEYIQRRANYVAEKSFPESIDESDDFCADAVCSPESLRELDSATNGDSSCQAGAASAEEVDFTTNASVRAPQQPLWKNLANEWLTMNQDSAEKQIDVYTQREKGRNEELSPSGSKSGSGHQGSALTYIETPWQELAEEWNSINNDSSSL, translated from the exons ATGTTGTCCACCACCAATGAATCAACGAAACAGCGATCATGGTGGTCCAGGTACACCTTTAAGATGCATCCAATACACCAGTTGGTACTGCTGGCGGTTGGAAGAATACTCGTGCACCGTGACTCTGTCGTTCTAGGCGTGAACGCTTACGCTCGAGCCTCTGCCCCACCGACGTACCGATCCGGTCCACCGCCGGCACCGGtctcggcttcttctttcaCGTACACTCCTCAATCTACCAATCCACGGATAGAATTGTTACTGGATCGAACAGTCCTTTTGTACGATCGAGCTTCATCGCAACAACGGCAGTCATACGAATGGATGATCGATCAGTTGACATCACTGATTGTGTATCTCGGTCAACTGTTGAGTACACAATCCATGGCGCAATCGGCTGGTCCCACAGCACAACAAATGGCTTTGCAAATAGAAAACGCCTTACTACGGGACATGGACGAAGAGCCCATTGAGTCGCTCGTAGAATCATTGGGAAGTTTGAGACAAACGTCCAGGGATCTTCCGTACCGGGATATATCTTCCGAGCTGCAAGCCGTCGAGTTGCAAATTCAAGCCTTTCAACGAGTGCTTGTATCTACGCAGCCATTGCCGGATACTGGTGACACCCCCTCGTGGTTCCGAGAATATTCTGGTCAGGGACGAGGGATGGCAGATATGGGCGGTACGCAAACTTTGGTCGACGGCAATGCAAACCGCGACAAGCAATGGTCGGACATCATTCGAGTGGGAATGCAAATTGAAGAAGCCTCGCAGAGAGGAGTTGACCCTTCCACAATAGAAAGTCTAGTGGACGCGTATTGGCGAGGCGACGAAAAGCAGATTGACACTCTTTTTGAAACCATGGAACAAGAGGTGGAAGCGGCCGAACGACGGCGTCCTGCGAAATTCGTTGTTCCAGCGTCCGTTTCGGCTGTAGCCAAGCAGATCGAGGACGCACTTCTAATGGAAGGGGACAGTGATCCGATTGAAGCCTTGCTAAAAGCTAATCGGCAAAAGACAGCATCGGTATCGTCGCTATCTGAATCAGCCACAATAGAAGTTCCGGAATCTGATGTAGCGGCAGCACCAGCGACTACTCCAGGCAATTTGACAGGAGCTCCCCAATTGACCACTGATATAAAAGCAAAGCCAGGCTTTTTGGtcgcaacaaaagaaaacGCGAATACGCAATTCGATGCCCAATCCGATGAGTTAAATGTTTTTGTCGAAAAGTACTACGATAGCAAATATGACTTTACAAAGGCTGATCCGAAAGACTCTGTAAAAATGATTGGTTtggctttggaagaagcgatGGAAAAGGGTTATGATTACGATCAGATTCGAGCTTTGGTAGAAGCTTATGCTGTTGCCAAGCAACTCAATTGCCGCgaggaagaaagaaaggcGACGACTCTCAAAGAATATGCGCCAACCTCGATCGCTCCCGGAACACTCTCACAACCTAAGGgtcaagcaaaaagagccaTATATAGTCCCTTCGAAGATTTAATACGGCAAACACAGCAATATTTGGGAGCAGGGGggaattcacagtcaattgtGAATAAAGCTACAGGCCAGGCTCCTGCGACGGTACGGTCGAAGTCGCTCTTCCCTTCATTTTTTGGATCGTCACAGGTCCCGAGTCGGAATTTCAAAGATCGCAAGGTCTCCGTCCCCAATGGCATAATATCGACATCTCTGTCGCCGAAGCCGAAAGAAGATGGTGCGTCAAGGACCACGATCCAAGCACCACGGGAAGGTAAAAAAGCCTCTTTTGATGCGCGTACCATGCTCGGCATAAAACCTGCCACGAATTCGCGAAGGGTAAAGCCGGTGTCTGAGGAATCCTATGCCGTGCAACAGTTTCGCATCGAAGTGGAGAAAGCAGAGAGGGCCATGCGAACTGCTCGAATTAATAAGCCACGAAtgtccaaagaagaagaagatcgaCGCCGAGCCGCCGATCGGCGGAGAAGGCGGAGACAGCGAGCGTCTCCCTTCTATTTCGCTGAGGTATCCAGCACTGAGACTGCACCTCCCGGTCGGCGATCTGGGCCAGGCGTTCGAGGGCAAAAAAGTAATCGAAATAATCCCGAGGTGATTCAGTACGCACGTCGAATGAAAGAAATAATGCGAGCGCGCCAGAGAGATGCAAATCAGAGGGCGCAGCGCAAGTTAATGGAAAAGCGAgtcgaagaaagaaagaag CTAGAACAGATGCAACAATTTTCATCAGATATTTCTTGGACGGTCAAGCAGGGCATGGGGACGATCGAAGACTTTGTTGTATCTAGTGGGGCATTTATTCAGAAGGTAATGAATACTCCCAAGGAAGTTAATGCTCTTTTGGAGCAAAAGAGAGGCATCTCACAATCAATGCGGCCGCCAAAGTTCGCAACGACCATTGGGCCCTCTAATATACGGACCCAAGACCCATCTCCCTACTTTTTTGCTGAGGTTGTTGGCATAGAACGGTCTACGACTGAGCAGATTGCAGAAGCAGTTTTTCGCGCTATACGACTCAAAGATGCTGTAGTAGATGTTGCAGTGAAGAGCGGGCCAATTTTGAAGAATGGTGCTGAGCTGAACTTATGGGCTTGGAAACAGCTTTCAGAAGCCCTTGATAAAATAAATCAAGGCGAGCCAATCATTCCGAAACGAAGAAAAAATCTAGGCACCGACGAAAATATAGATCAGGCAGCTCCAACAGAAGGTACGCAAGCAGTAAATCTGCACGGCGAACCATGGAGCAATCTTGCTCGAGAATGGGATGAACGGAATACTGATTCGGACGACCACTTTCCACTTGATCCAGCGCCGCCTGTGACACAGCCTCCACTACCGAAATTCGACGTCGCTCCAATGGAGAGCCAAGAGTGGGCAGCCAGTGAGAGCAATCGCGATCCAGTTCTAAGCAATGGGGTTCACAGTACTTCATATCGGGATGCCGCTACAGACACAGGGGAATGGGGATGGCTCGCTGGTCCCTGGGCGAACTCAGAATTAGCTGGAAATCAGGAAGGAGGTGGTCAGCAAGTAGACGTTACTTACAATGATTTGGCTAAGGAGTGGGCTGCGCGAAACAGTGATGAAAATTTTGATGCACCCTTTGGTCGATCTTCGTCGGTACTGGCGCCTGATTCTATGGGCAATCGAGATGCCAATGGCCGGAATGCGAAGTATTCAGACTCAAGGAAACCAAGCACTTCTTCTTATTTGGGAGACCTCATGGAATGCACAACCGAGGAAGAAATAGTACAGATGTGGGGACAAGTTTATAGAG TGGAGTATATTCAACGAAGAGCAAATTATGTGGCCGAAAAGTCGTTTCCCGAGTCGATAGATGAAAGCGACGATTTTTGCGCAGATGCAGTGTGTTCGCCGGAGTCGTTACGTGAGCTAGACTCTGCTACTAATGGGGATTCTTCTTGCCAAGCGGGAGCGGCTTCGGCAGAGGAGGTGGATTTCACCACAAATGCCTCTGTACGGGCTCCGCAACAGCCACTCTGGAAAAACTTGGCCAACGAATGGTTAACGATGAATCAGGACTCGGCAGAAAAACAAATAGACGTGTATACGCAACGCGAGAAGGGTCGCAATGAAGAACTATCCCCCAGCGGGTCAAAAAGTGGATCAGGTCATCAAGGTTCAGCTCTAACATATATTGAAACACCATGGCAGGAGCTGGCTGAAGAATGGAACTCAATCAACAATGACTCTTCCTCTCTGTAA
- a CDS encoding predicted protein, producing the protein MLMGKSVIPRRRVAAFVALSSVSRLPFTGGLLADGIASSMTNKTVLQTALFSSDYSSASLSVFHLKESVGSTQDEARAILHARDASDRERCIAVIADEQTQGRGTQGRKWEGGSRKGNLYLTIGIPFDSIRSKITLLPLQIAVLIAQRVKRLLDACPEGEDDGVRRQIGAKTTVKWPNDVLVNEKKLAGTLIENESVDQRTWFLIGIGVNVAFAPGLTESPGKQIREATCIQDFCPSTLPESTALALGTDMARGLVEWALDTETDRFVKETKVIEEWKALSEFGKTYELRGEVVDENSGTYQGEAVTLVDIQDDGQLLVRGVDGRERLLIADYMF; encoded by the coding sequence ATGCTAATGGGGAAGAGCGTGATACCTCGAAGACGTGTTGCCGCTTTCGTCGCTCTGTCCAGTGTGTCACGCCTTCCCTTCACCGGTGGTCTGTTGGCTGATGGAATCGCTTCTTCTATGACCAACAAAACAGTTTTACAGACAGCACTATTCTCCAGTGACTATTCCTCAGCTTCCTTGAGTGTCTTTCATCTAAAAGAATCCGTAGGCTCGACGCAAGATGAAGCACGGGCAATCTTGCACGCAAGGGACGCGTCCGATCGAGAACGGTGCATCGCTGTGATCGCCGACGAGCAGACGCAAGGCCGAGGTACGCAGGGTCGCAAGTGGGAGGGCGGCAGCCGCAAAGGCAACCTGTACTTGACGATTGGTATTCCGTTCGACTCGATCCGTTCCAAAATTACTTTACTACCGTTGCAAATTGCTGTCCTGATTGCCCAGCGCGTCAAGCGTCTGTTGGATGCATGTCCAGAAGGAGAGGACGATGGGGTTCGACGTCAAATCGGGGCCAAAACGACAGTAAAGTGGCCGAACGATGTCCTTGTTAACGAGAAGAAACTAGCCGGAACATTGATCGAAAACGAATCTGTTGATCAACGAACGTGGTTTCTCATTGGCATCGGCGTCAACGTCGCATTTGCTCCCGGTCTTACAGAGTCTCCCGGAAAACAGATCAGAGAGGCAACCTGCATACAAGACTTTTGTCCAAGCACTTTGCCCGAATCGACGGCACTCGCCCTTGGTACGGATATGGCCCGTGGCTTGGTGGAATGGGCGCTGGATACGGAAACCGATCGTTTCGTCAAGGAGACGAAAGTCATTGAAGAATGGAAAGCCCTTTCAGAATTTGGCAAAACTTACGAGTTGCGAGGGGAAGTGGTGGATGAAAACAGTGGCACTTATCAAGGCGAAGCGGTAACGTTGGTAGACATCCAGGACGATGGCCAATTGCTGGTCCGTGGAGTGGATGGTCGCGAGCGGCTTTTGATAGCCGATTACATGTTTTGA
- a CDS encoding predicted protein, which translates to MTSLPQRSLLQGNSGIVREETRSRYDTTGWFSDSDEEDAAERALSERYGEASEAKDRSNGTANTQSTTSPTAGGVNAQEIAALYDKGVTVKPKRRRVTLEETHLTGADGLIRLPHDLSAALHYRPPPHKRDVPTAAAYSRRLMRGYEQWFQQLVPSTATDDAALKTSSLGAKKSVKAFVETMRHAVRNQHLERIYGRERADAMLVELEHGLRQQQEVTSGDEPYIEADDDGQRAKPPVTRQTIPDATTFTSSRDQDNHQIRNHNVTGSPVAMNRNDTTGERRRILDDDSDEEHEATFADDHDQTTEALEQQSSGKGRTMDEAELRVDSHNDSVSGDHDDEAVAAGGHHKSSDALPHQRSPSTTEVSVGTQDSETMTIIPTMTMASQSDESNN; encoded by the coding sequence ATGACTTCCCTACCGCAGCGATCTCTTCTACAAGGAAACAGTGGTATAGTGCGCGAAGAAACCCGTTCCCGCTACGACACCACGGGATGGTTTTccgacagcgacgaagaagacgccgcCGAACGAGCCTTGTCCGAGCGCTATGGCGAAGCATCCGAAGCCAAGGACCGTAGCAACGGTACCGCCAATACGCAAAGCACAACATCTCCGACTGCGGGAGGCGTCAATGCGCAAGAAATTGCAGCACTCTACGACAAGGGCGTCACGGTGAAGCCCAAACGCCGTCGCGTGACGTTGGAAGAAACGCATTTGACCGGCGCAGACGGCTTGATTCGTTTACCGCACGATCTCTCCGCTGCCCTTCACTACCGTCCGCCCCCACACAAACGCGACGTTCCGACCGCTGCTGCGTACAGCCGCCGTCTAATGCGCGGGTACGAACAATGGTTCCAACAACTCGTGCCGTCCACGGCGACGGACGACGCCGCTCTCAAGACCTCCAGTCTCGGGGCCAAGAAAAGCGTCAAGGCCTTTGTGGAGACCATGCGTCACGCTGTCCGTAATCAGCATTTGGAGCGCATCTACGGTCGCGAACGGGCCGATGCTATGCTCGTTGAACTCGAACACGGCTTGCGACAGCAGCAGGAGGTCACCTCCGGGGATGAACCCTACATCGAGGCCGATGACGATGGGCAGCGCGCCAAGCCCCCCGTTACCCGTCAAACGATACCCGACGCGACGACCTTTACATCATCCAGAGACCAAGACAATCACCAAATTAGAAATCACAATGTCACAGGTAGCCCCGTGGCCATGaacagaaatgataccacGGGGGAGCGACGTCGCATCCTAGACGATGACAGTGACGAGGAGCACGAAGCGACGTTTGCCGATGATCACGACCAGACCACCGAAGCCCTCGAACAACAGTCTAGTGGGAAGGGTCGTACAATGGACGAAGCTGAGTTGCGCGTGGACAGCCACAACGACAGCGTCTCGGGAGACCATGATGATGAGGCTGTGGCGGCTGGTGGTCACCACAAATCATCGGATGCGTTACCACACCAGCGGTCTCCTTCAACTACCGAGGTCTCGGTGGGAACACAAGATTCGGAAACCATGACCATCATTCCGACAATGACAATGGCTTCGCAAAGCGACGAAAGCAATAACTAA
- a CDS encoding predicted protein encodes MKLSCLFVSSIAFLLSKATVVVAQQSGVQVGDTVTAEGFIMDYFCIFDEVLLDNPSVRTLEGPDQHSVHCLVDISVCRESAYEILGDPVDGEILYTRDLRVDEAGKMMLIDAAREEPEAAAEPSPPAATSAVTITQSSHWVFKILATGALSVCLCL; translated from the exons ATGAAACTATCATGCCTGTTCGTCTCGTCAATTGCTTTTCTACTGAGTAAGGCGACGGTTGTTGTCGCGCAACAATCAGGAGTGCAAGTGGGGGACACAGTCAC CGCGGAAGGCTTTATCATGGACTATTTCTGCATCTTCGACGAAGTACTGCTCGACAATCCCTCCGTCCGTACCTTGGAAGGACCCGACCAACATTCCGTGCATTG TCTGGTGGACATTTCCGTCTGTCGCGAGAGCGCATACGAAATCCTGGGCGATCCGGTCGACGGAGAAATCCTCTACACAAGGGATTTGCGTGTCGACGAGGCTGGCAAGATGATGCTCATCGACGCGGCCCGAGAG GAGCCGGAAGCGGCTGCTGAGCCGAGTCCGCCTGCGGCGACTTCTGCCGTGACTATCACACAATCTTCTCATTGGGTTTTCAAGATTCTAGCGACTGGAGCACTTTCTGTTTGTCTGTGCCTTTAA